The genomic interval GTGGATCCACAGCTGATGCGCTTGGACAACATGCTTCTGGCAGAGGGTGTGGCTGGGCCTGAGAAAGGGGGTGGCTCAGCGGCTGCAGCGGCAGCAGCTGCAGCCTCCGGGGGCGGAGTGTCCCCTGACAACTCCATCGAACACTCGGACTATCGCAGCAAACTTGCCCAGATCCGCCACATTTACCACTCGGAGCTGGAGAAATATGAGCAGGTGAGGAGAAGAAGCCAGAGTGGGTGGAGGGAGAGGCCGTTAAGGGCGATGCCCAGGGCCAAAGGGCTCCTGCTCACCAAGCCTCGGGCCCCCACTGCAGGCGTGTAACGAGTTCACAACCCACGTCATGAACCTGCTGAGGGAGCAGAGCCGCACGCGGCCCGTGGCACCCAAGGAGATGGAGCGCATGGTGAGCATCATCCACCGGAAGTTCAGCGCCATCCAGATGCAACTCAAGCAGAGCACCTGCGAGGCCGTCATGATCCTACGTTCCCGCTTCCTGGACGCCAGGTGGGGCCCAGGGCCCCCAACCGGCCCCCAGCACTCAGCTCCTTCCCATTTTTCCCCACGCCTCAGGCCTCCATGTTGCACAGCACAACAGTCTGCTCCATGACATTGGCGCCCTGTGAAGTGAATCGACAGGATGGCCCGGCCAAGACACCAACACCCTCCTCATCACCCCCTCTTTCTTCTATAGACGGAAACGCCGTAACTTCAGCAAACAGGCCACGGAGGTTCTGAATGAGTATTTCTACTCCCACCTGAGTAACCCATACCCTAGTGAGGAGGCTAAGGAGGAGCTTGCCAAGAAGTGCGGAATCACTGTCTCTCAGGTACCGGGGAGGCGTTTGGAGGGCACACAGCTCTAACTAAGGTTTTCACAGAGGAATAGGTTCCCACCTGACCCTGCTTTCTGACCCCACCACCCCGCAGGTCTCCAACTGGTTTGGCAACAAGCGGATTCGCTATAAGAAAAACATAGGAAAGTTCCAGGAGGAGGCAAACATTTATGCCGTCAAGACCGCCGTGTCGGTCACCCAGGGAGGTCACAGCCGCACCAGCTCCCCGACACCCCCTTCCTCCGCAGGTGGATCCCACTGCCACCCTGGCTGACTGTTCTGCACGCTTCCTGCTTTTGTCCCACTTCTTGTCTAGGCAGGATCAGAGTAGAAAGAGGGGGCCTTCTGGGGTGAGAGGAACCAAGCTGGTCAGATGGGTGGGGATATCGGGGGACTGAGGCCACTCCAGTGAAGTTATTTCTGCCTTTCTTCCAGTAAGTGGCCAGGGGAGGCTCAGAAACAGCCCGCTCCTTCTGAGTGTTGCCATGTTGTCTTGTG from Bos indicus isolate NIAB-ARS_2022 breed Sahiwal x Tharparkar chromosome 23, NIAB-ARS_B.indTharparkar_mat_pri_1.0, whole genome shotgun sequence carries:
- the LOC109577208 gene encoding pre-B-cell leukemia transcription factor 1 isoform X3, which translates into the protein MEAERPQEEEDGEQHQGPHQDEHGWPPASSSTRPWRSAPPSPPPPGTRPTALGPRSASLLSLQTELLLDLVAEAQSRRLEEQRATFHPPKNPLSLGRALPRPLEDREQLYSTILSHQQIMTITDQSLDEAQAKKHALNCHRMKPALFSVLCEIKEKTGLSIRSSQEEEPVDPQLMRLDNMLLAEGVAGPEKGGGSAAAAAAAAASGGGVSPDNSIEHSDYRSKLAQIRHIYHSELEKYEQACNEFTTHVMNLLREQSRTRPVAPKEMERMVSIIHRKFSAIQMQLKQSTCEAVMILRSRFLDARRKRRNFSKQATEVLNEYFYSHLSNPYPSEEAKEELAKKCGITVSQVSNWFGNKRIRYKKNIGKFQEEANIYAVKTAVSVTQGGHSRTSSPTPPSSAGGITPTLNGARGLRG
- the LOC109577208 gene encoding pre-B-cell leukemia transcription factor 2 isoform X4, giving the protein MTITDQSLDEAQAKKHALNCHRMKPALFSVLCEIKEKTGLSIRSSQEEEPVDPQLMRLDNMLLAEGVAGPEKGGGSAAAAAAAAASGGGVSPDNSIEHSDYRSKLAQIRHIYHSELEKYEQACNEFTTHVMNLLREQSRTRPVAPKEMERMVSIIHRKFSAIQMQLKQSTCEAVMILRSRFLDARRKRRNFSKQATEVLNEYFYSHLSNPYPSEEAKEELAKKCGITVSQVSNWFGNKRIRYKKNIGKFQEEANIYAVKTAVSVTQGGHSRTSSPTPPSSAGSGGSFNLSGSGDMFLGMPGLNGDSYSASQVESLRHSMGPGGYGDNLGGGQMYSPREMRANGGWQEAVTPSSVTSPTEGPGSVHSDTSN